The Proteiniborus sp. DW1 genome window below encodes:
- a CDS encoding DUF4177 domain-containing protein, giving the protein MKKFEYKVENIKAFGVTSLVLTKEHEKKFNALGAEGWELVNIKSLNNPRNLIVVFKREITED; this is encoded by the coding sequence ATGAAGAAATTTGAATATAAAGTAGAGAATATAAAAGCTTTTGGTGTAACTTCATTAGTGTTGACGAAAGAACACGAAAAAAAGTTCAATGCACTCGGTGCTGAAGGTTGGGAGCTAGTGAACATAAAATCACTAAATAATCCGCGAAACTTAATTGTAGTATTTAAAAGAGAAATCACGGAAGACTAA